The Methylocystis echinoides sequence CCGCTCGCGCCATGGACCTTGGCCCTCAGTGAAAATCGCCCGCCGCGCTTCATTGTCGGTTTGGATTTGAACCGATAGACGCGAGACCGCTCTCCCGACACCGGCTCGACTGTGGTCTTCATCGTCGCCATGCCCTGAAGCGCCATGCTCGACTGTCCTGTATCTGGGCTCATCGCCAAGTCAAAATTCTAGCAGCGGCTATGCGGAACAAAGGGGGTGGCTTGCGTCTTTCCGCAAGGAGCGCCGGCTATGATCTTCGGCCTCAATCATAGCCGGCATCGGTTTGAGTTTATTCGACGTTCAGCGTCACATGCGAAAATTGAGCACTTTCACCACACCCCCACGATGATCGCACTGGATATCGACTTCGTCGCCCTTGTGGAGTGCAGCGAGTTGAGCCGCATCGGCGACCGGGAAGTTTATCGTCATCGCTGGCATACGGATTTGCGGGATGGCCCCATGCGACACCGTGATGCGACTCGCGGGAAGGTCGATTTTCCGAACGACGACATGCACCCACGGCGCTTCCCCCGGGTCAGCCTGGGTCGGCCGTAGCTTTTCGATACGTTTATACCAGTCGACACATGACGGCCGCCAGTGGCGGATGCCCTTTGTGGCTTCGACCGGGCTAAGCGTTACAAAGCAGCCATCGCTATCTGACGTTTGCCGCGCAGCATAAGAACTCGGCCGCGCGCCGAAATCGGTCGCGCCTGCGTAAGCGCGACCAGAAAGCGGAGCCGCCACTAGCAGCACGACACCCGCCAGAGCGAGAGAGTTTAGGATCTTGGTCATGCGCTCCATTCCTTGTCAGTTCCGCCGTTCACACGGGATAAAGATGTGAACAGGTTATCGTTCTATGGTTTTTGCCTACACGCAGCGATACCGCGAACATCGCTGATGTATTGATAACCACATAACAATTCAAGACATGTAATTGTGAAAATGTGTTAAATAAACTTATGTATAAAATGAACGCACACCTTCGATACCATGAGCTTTTTATTGCGCACGGGAGATATTTACACGCTTTGCGATATTCGGAGGATTTTTTGGATTCGGTCCGGCAAGGCGCCGTCGCGAGGCG is a genomic window containing:
- a CDS encoding copper-binding protein, with protein sequence MTKILNSLALAGVVLLVAAPLSGRAYAGATDFGARPSSYAARQTSDSDGCFVTLSPVEATKGIRHWRPSCVDWYKRIEKLRPTQADPGEAPWVHVVVRKIDLPASRITVSHGAIPQIRMPAMTINFPVADAAQLAALHKGDEVDIQCDHRGGVVKVLNFRM